GCCGGGATTCACACTATCATCATGGGCGACAGCGCAGGCCAGCTCACATCCAGCGACCTGTATCTGGACTGTCCGACAGACATCTTCTTGAACAAATTTCAAATGGGCGATATCGTGACCGTGGCGATAAACGGATACGACACCCTCGAAATGCCGGTCGTTGAATCCGCCTACGACGTGCCCATCGCGGGGTTCGCTCTAGTAGCCATAAAGGATTATGATTATCTCATCTTGTCGGTCCATTACGGCCACATGTCAAACATTCTTAAAATAACCGATGTTGTAATTCCCATAGAAGTCTCCATATCCATGAAGGAAAAAGGCGGCTTCCTGTTCGGCCTTGGAATTCCCAATATCGAGAACATGGTCTACAATGCAGAAAGCTATCCCGACCTTTCCGCCGCAGAATATGCAAACTTCAGGGAAGTTCGCACCACGGGTATGGGTGAAAACAAGCTCTACCGCTCTTCCAACCCCATTGACCCCGGTCTCGGCCGTAATCTCTACGCCGACTCGCTTGCGAAAAATGCGGGAGTCACCACGTTCATCAACCTGTCAGATTCGGAGGAGTACGCCAAATCCTGCCAGAACTTCGACAGTTCCTATTATGCGACACAGAACATCATCTTCTTGGATTTACCCGTATACTTCTTTTCCCAGCATTTCAAGGATGGAATTGCCACAGGATTCCGCTTCATGATTGAGCACGAAGCACCGTATCTGGTTCACTGCACCTATGGCATGGACCGCACAGGCATTACAATCGCCGTCCTGGAAGCGCTGATGGGAGCGACCACCGAAGATCTCCAGGCAGACTACGCAAAGACATTTAGCAACTACTTCAATGTCGTCGACAACAAGCAAGTCGCCTTGAACGAAGAACAGGTGGACTTCTTCAGGGCCGTCGTCATCAGGAATCTAAAGGCGGTCTATCATGCCGTGGGAATAGACGTCCCCGACACCGAACCGATTGACTGGGCCGCAGCTACAGAAAAATACCTGGGAAAACTCGGAATGACCCCAGAGGAAGTTTCCGCATTGAAGGACCGGCTGAAATAATAATTGAAATTAACGATAAACCGCCGTTAGCCCTGCGAGGTCTCGGCGAACTTCAGGTTCTCGTAGTTCTTGACAGCGAGATTTAGGCGGTACTCGTTGGGGAACAAGCAGACAAGGTTACGTTCCTTGTCCATCATGCAGTCCATCGCGTATTCCTCGGCGA
The sequence above is a segment of the uncultured Fibrobacter sp. genome. Coding sequences within it:
- a CDS encoding tyrosine-protein phosphatase; translation: MFQLKKTWSILASFILCAQVFLACSDSDSSSVDKIVEPQPTSSEIVELQSSSSGLLSSAQTEEQQPASSETVEQPTSSSKTERPHIFTIDSAGIHTIIMGDSAGQLTSSDLYLDCPTDIFLNKFQMGDIVTVAINGYDTLEMPVVESAYDVPIAGFALVAIKDYDYLILSVHYGHMSNILKITDVVIPIEVSISMKEKGGFLFGLGIPNIENMVYNAESYPDLSAAEYANFREVRTTGMGENKLYRSSNPIDPGLGRNLYADSLAKNAGVTTFINLSDSEEYAKSCQNFDSSYYATQNIIFLDLPVYFFSQHFKDGIATGFRFMIEHEAPYLVHCTYGMDRTGITIAVLEALMGATTEDLQADYAKTFSNYFNVVDNKQVALNEEQVDFFRAVVIRNLKAVYHAVGIDVPDTEPIDWAAATEKYLGKLGMTPEEVSALKDRLK